The Paramisgurnus dabryanus chromosome 1, PD_genome_1.1, whole genome shotgun sequence genome includes a window with the following:
- the synpo2lb gene encoding synaptopodin 2-like protein isoform X2, whose product MVAEEVVVTLSGGAPWGFRLQGGAEHQMPLQVAKVRKRSKACRAGLRETDELASINDVSCENLSHAEAMNLIDTGRGTLHLRIKRASLLSPTGGIGCLTSPPDSEAYYGETDSDADVVAQERQRRQRRRSPSNSPAKSPGQVSPQEEETSELSGYESAQDVCTFPQSQSWGGSGVNEQQHVMPGVARREVVFQPTQVEWSHQGENSSDNSDQSPSGAAEVDSGFQEPPSVPPLVSPERAKGALMLASHRQMVPIVGPVINPVDEELSVTYMDKAKQAKLHRGESLQDKQVKEARSKCRTIASLLTDAPNPHSKGVLMFKKRRQRAKKYTLTCFGSVDGESYSTTEGETEDESFFPGSDSEFDEDGFSAAPDPTWDSGYLDVLDRRTSACVVSDRDVETSPGLNATSGKGAHLFEQQRKRAEQHTSNLVTPSALPKPQHQEDSALTHTPITPVEPQNSHSTSMLNGEPLVVSRTSVVLSSPGQTQMSSMAGALQEQTDSSAAGSVHNRTARPFAPGCVSHRAATAPVVFKPSTAKKDGSQIQAVSVATIPASFSPARSEVKKAISTTSLFIPARPATYNGPSSLLSPSSVTSGPFSPPPSNAQHYSSAYSSPSAPFSPTASHVSSLNSPHSMVQPYSPSQKQAMPLSPPYQVVSPQYQPPPPPINVTEQPFSPPFTNAPALNYVFAPAPVSVPAPTPASVHTNAPATPNGQSCQSHKVSFNPYVSVASTTSETPNTPMPPQYQEAKSTEGISSREQRVSVPAARTGILQEARRRSTNKPMFNPKEEKKPPSYNPELLSLVQNLDERPRSGVEAGFESGPEEDLLNLGAEACNFMQAQKNRIPPPVAPKPATPAPEISQMRGKGAELFARRQTRMDRYVVDKQPKSPAQPRDPSPTPSLPGHWKYSPNIRAPPPINYNPLLSPSCPPVAQRGTKANAASKVGVKTVPGQHKPGIKALDFVSRQPYQLNSSMFSYGGGIPQKQNGVNMTGSSLNMPKQVPVKTNRVYEIKRFSTPPPMSAPTALTPIVIAPRSATTLGEPMWRNDVISPPPVAPRPMAPFSPPPPAPTGALPALPKMSTTPVHNSVPVPQPTTPGQAYTPFQAAKQFQSAPELSPLSAGGRSSVSGSIQNLRVPRPRFSTSSMGIQPNVWRPGSVHY is encoded by the exons ATGGTGGCAGAGGAAGTAGTAGTGACCCTCTCCGGAGGCGCACCATGGGGTTTCCGATTACAGGGAGGAGCTGAGCACCAGATGCCCCTCCAGGTTGCAAAG GTGAGAAAGCGCAGTAAGGCTTGCAGGGCCGGGCTCAGAGAGACAGATGAGCTCGCATCAATCAACGATGTTTCCTGTGAAAACCTGTCTCATGCTGAAGCTATGAATTTGATTGACACTGGCAGAGGAACACTTCATCTGCGAATCAAAAG AGCATCGCTCCTGTCCCCTACTGGTGGCATTGGGTGCCTTACATCTCCTCCAGACAGCGAGGCGTACTACGGTGAGACAGACAGCGATGCAGATGTGGTGGCACAAGAGAGGCAGCGCAGACAGAGACGACGAAGCCCCAGTAACTCACCCGCCAAGAGCCCAGGCCAAGTCTCACCGCAGGAGGAGGAGACATCAGAACTGAGCGGCTATGAAAGTGCCCAGGATGTGTGCACATTCCCCCAGTCACAGAGCTGGGGTGGGTCTGGTGTGAATGAACAACAGCACGTGATGCCCGGGGTGGCCCGTAGAGAGGTGGTCTTTCAGCCAACCCAGGTCGAGTGGTCACACCAAGGAGAAAACTCCTCTGATAATTCTGATCAAAGTCCATCAGGAGCTGCAGAAGTGGACAGCGGTTTTCAAGAGCCACCCTCTGTACCTCCTCTTGTTTCTCCAGAACGGGCCAAAGGAGCTCTCATGCTGGCATCTCACAGACAGATGGTACCTATAGTGGGCCCTGTGATAAACCCAGTGGATGAAGAACTCAGTGTTACATATATGGACAAGGCCAAGCAAGCTA AGCTACACAGGGGTGAAAGTTTACAGGATAAGCAGGTGAAGGAAGCTAGATCCAAGTGCCGAACCATTGCCTCGCTCTTGACCGACGCACCAAACCCTCATTCTAAAGGTGTTCTTATGTTTAAGAAGCGACGACAGCGTGCGAAGAAATACACTCTTACTTGCTTTGGCAGTGTAGACGGAGAAAGCTACAGTACCACTGAAGGAGAAACAGAGGACGAAAGCTTCTTTCCTGGCAGTGACTCTGAATTTGATGAAGACGGTTTTTCTGCCGCACCAGACCCTACTTGGGATAGCGGTTATTTGGATGTTCTAGACAGGAGAACTTCAGCGTGTGTTGTGTCTGACAGAGATGTAGAGACCAGTCCAGGCCTAAACGCCACCTCAGGAAAAGGAGCCCATCTTTTTGAACAACAGAGGAAAAGAGCTGAACAACATACGTCAAACCTGGTTACACCCTCCGCTTTGCCCAAGCCACAGCATCAGGAAGACTCGGCATTGACACATACCCCAATTACTCCAGTTGAACCCCAGAATTCTCATAGTACCAGTATGCTGAACGGAGAACCTTTGGTGGTGAGCAGGACAAGCGTTGTGTTGTCCTCCCCTGGCCAGACACAGATGTCATCAATGGCAGGAGCTTTACAAGAGCAAACAGACTCGTCGGCTGCCGGCTCAGTGCACAACAGAACCGCCAGGCCATTTGCTCCCGGCTGTGTAAGCCACAGAGCAGCTACTGCTCCTGTAGTCTTTAAACCCAGCACTGCCAAAAAAGATGGATCACAGATCCAAGCTGTGTCTGTGGCAACAATCCCAGCATCCTTCTCTCCTGCTAGGTCAGAGGTGAAGAAAGCCATATCTACAACATCACTGTTTATTCCTGCCAGACCGGCCACCTACAATGGTCCTTCCTCGTTGCTTTCTCCTTCCTCTGTCACTTCAGGTCCATTTTCTCCTCCCCCTTCAAATGCTCAACATTACTCCTCAGCCTATTCCAGTCCCTCTGCCCCGTTTTCTCCAACAGCTTCCCATGTATCATCATTGAATTCACCACATAGTATGGTTCAGCCTTATTCTCCATCTCAAAAACAGGCAATGCCCCTAAGTCCTCCTTACCAGGTGGTTTCTCCTCAATATcagccaccaccaccaccaatTAATGTTACAGAACAGCCTTTCTCTCCCCCCTTCACAAATGCCCCAGCCCTTAACTATGTCTTTGCtcctgcccctgtctctgtcccTGCCCCTACCCCGGCCTCTGTACATACTAATGCTCCAGCAACACCAAATGGACAGTCTTGCCAATCCCACAAAGTTTCGTTCAACCCATATGTTTCTGTGGCATCCACTACGTCGGAAACACCAAATACACCAATGCCCCCGCAGTATCAAGAAGCAAAATCCACTGAGGGGATCTCTTCTCGGGAACAGCGGGTCTCTGTACCTGCTGCCCGCACTGGCATCCTGCAGGAGGCTCGTCGTCGTAGTACCAATAAACCAATGTTTAATCCCAAAGAGGAGAAAAAGCCTCCTTCATACAACCCTGAACTACTGTCTCTAGTACAGAACCTGGATGAAAGGCCTCGCTCTGGTGTGGAGGCAGGGTTTGAGTCTGGCCCTGAGGAGGACCTCCTCAACTTGGGTGCTGAGGCTTGTAACTTCATGCAGGCACAGAAGAACAGGATTCCACCACCAGTGGCTCCTAAACCAGCTACCCCAGCTCCAGAGATTTCTCAGATGCGAGGGAAAGGGGCAGAGTTGTTTGCACGCAGACAGACTCGCATGGATCGCTATGTGGTGGATAAGCAACCTAAATCTCCAGCCCAGCCTCGTGACCCTTCACCCACACCCTCTCTCCCAGGTCACTGGAAATACTCTCCCAACATCCGTGCCCCACCACCTATTAATTATAATCCACTGCTGTCACCATCCTGTCCTCCAGTGGCCCAGCGTGGCACCAAGGCTAATGCTGCATCAAAAGTTGGGGTTAAAACAGTGCCTGGTCAACACAAACCTGGCATAAAGGCTCTTGACTTTGTGAGCAGGCAGCCATACCAGCTCAACTCCTCCATGTTCAGTTATGGCGGTGGAATCCCTCAGAAGCAAAATGGTGTCAACATGACAGGCAGTTCCCTTAACATGCCAAAGCAGGTTCCTGTTAAAACAAACCGTGTGTATGAAATCAAACGTTTCTCTACACCGCCTCCCATGTCTGCACCCACAGCCCTGacccctattgtaattgccccTCGCTCTGCCACCACTCTTGGTGAGCCGATGTGGCGTAATGATGTCATTTCCCCACCTCCTGTTGCTCCACGACCCATGGCACCGTTCTCCCCACCACCTCCTGCCCCTACAGGAGCTCTGCCTGCTCTCCCCAAAATGTCCACCACCCCTGTGCATAATTCAGTGCCCGTCCCGCAACCAACAACTCCTGGGCAAGCCTACACCCCGTTTCAGGCAGCCAAGCAGTTTCAGAGCGCCCCTGAGTTGAGTCCTCTATCCGCTGGTGGGCGATCCTCAGTGTCTGGGAGCATCCAAAACCTACGGGTACCCAGACCCCGCTTCAGTACATCAAGTATGGGGATCCAACCAAATGTGTGGAGGCCTGGCTCTGTGCATTACTGA
- the synpo2lb gene encoding synaptopodin 2-like protein isoform X1: MVAEEVVVTLSGGAPWGFRLQGGAEHQMPLQVAKVRKRSKACRAGLRETDELASINDVSCENLSHAEAMNLIDTGRGTLHLRIKRAPAAFQSVVLLGRAPSPRIDKEYRAALRALSPPLISKPSGVNRASLLSPTGGIGCLTSPPDSEAYYGETDSDADVVAQERQRRQRRRSPSNSPAKSPGQVSPQEEETSELSGYESAQDVCTFPQSQSWGGSGVNEQQHVMPGVARREVVFQPTQVEWSHQGENSSDNSDQSPSGAAEVDSGFQEPPSVPPLVSPERAKGALMLASHRQMVPIVGPVINPVDEELSVTYMDKAKQAKLHRGESLQDKQVKEARSKCRTIASLLTDAPNPHSKGVLMFKKRRQRAKKYTLTCFGSVDGESYSTTEGETEDESFFPGSDSEFDEDGFSAAPDPTWDSGYLDVLDRRTSACVVSDRDVETSPGLNATSGKGAHLFEQQRKRAEQHTSNLVTPSALPKPQHQEDSALTHTPITPVEPQNSHSTSMLNGEPLVVSRTSVVLSSPGQTQMSSMAGALQEQTDSSAAGSVHNRTARPFAPGCVSHRAATAPVVFKPSTAKKDGSQIQAVSVATIPASFSPARSEVKKAISTTSLFIPARPATYNGPSSLLSPSSVTSGPFSPPPSNAQHYSSAYSSPSAPFSPTASHVSSLNSPHSMVQPYSPSQKQAMPLSPPYQVVSPQYQPPPPPINVTEQPFSPPFTNAPALNYVFAPAPVSVPAPTPASVHTNAPATPNGQSCQSHKVSFNPYVSVASTTSETPNTPMPPQYQEAKSTEGISSREQRVSVPAARTGILQEARRRSTNKPMFNPKEEKKPPSYNPELLSLVQNLDERPRSGVEAGFESGPEEDLLNLGAEACNFMQAQKNRIPPPVAPKPATPAPEISQMRGKGAELFARRQTRMDRYVVDKQPKSPAQPRDPSPTPSLPGHWKYSPNIRAPPPINYNPLLSPSCPPVAQRGTKANAASKVGVKTVPGQHKPGIKALDFVSRQPYQLNSSMFSYGGGIPQKQNGVNMTGSSLNMPKQVPVKTNRVYEIKRFSTPPPMSAPTALTPIVIAPRSATTLGEPMWRNDVISPPPVAPRPMAPFSPPPPAPTGALPALPKMSTTPVHNSVPVPQPTTPGQAYTPFQAAKQFQSAPELSPLSAGGRSSVSGSIQNLRVPRPRFSTSSMGIQPNVWRPGSVHY, from the exons ATGGTGGCAGAGGAAGTAGTAGTGACCCTCTCCGGAGGCGCACCATGGGGTTTCCGATTACAGGGAGGAGCTGAGCACCAGATGCCCCTCCAGGTTGCAAAG GTGAGAAAGCGCAGTAAGGCTTGCAGGGCCGGGCTCAGAGAGACAGATGAGCTCGCATCAATCAACGATGTTTCCTGTGAAAACCTGTCTCATGCTGAAGCTATGAATTTGATTGACACTGGCAGAGGAACACTTCATCTGCGAATCAAAAG GGCCCCAGCTGCCTTTCAGTCAGTGGTGCTCTTGGGTCGGGCTCCCTCTCCCCGTATTGATAAGGAGTATCGTGCAGCCTTAAGGGCTCTATCCCCACCACTCATCTCTAAACCGTCTGGTGTCAACAGAGCATCGCTCCTGTCCCCTACTGGTGGCATTGGGTGCCTTACATCTCCTCCAGACAGCGAGGCGTACTACGGTGAGACAGACAGCGATGCAGATGTGGTGGCACAAGAGAGGCAGCGCAGACAGAGACGACGAAGCCCCAGTAACTCACCCGCCAAGAGCCCAGGCCAAGTCTCACCGCAGGAGGAGGAGACATCAGAACTGAGCGGCTATGAAAGTGCCCAGGATGTGTGCACATTCCCCCAGTCACAGAGCTGGGGTGGGTCTGGTGTGAATGAACAACAGCACGTGATGCCCGGGGTGGCCCGTAGAGAGGTGGTCTTTCAGCCAACCCAGGTCGAGTGGTCACACCAAGGAGAAAACTCCTCTGATAATTCTGATCAAAGTCCATCAGGAGCTGCAGAAGTGGACAGCGGTTTTCAAGAGCCACCCTCTGTACCTCCTCTTGTTTCTCCAGAACGGGCCAAAGGAGCTCTCATGCTGGCATCTCACAGACAGATGGTACCTATAGTGGGCCCTGTGATAAACCCAGTGGATGAAGAACTCAGTGTTACATATATGGACAAGGCCAAGCAAGCTA AGCTACACAGGGGTGAAAGTTTACAGGATAAGCAGGTGAAGGAAGCTAGATCCAAGTGCCGAACCATTGCCTCGCTCTTGACCGACGCACCAAACCCTCATTCTAAAGGTGTTCTTATGTTTAAGAAGCGACGACAGCGTGCGAAGAAATACACTCTTACTTGCTTTGGCAGTGTAGACGGAGAAAGCTACAGTACCACTGAAGGAGAAACAGAGGACGAAAGCTTCTTTCCTGGCAGTGACTCTGAATTTGATGAAGACGGTTTTTCTGCCGCACCAGACCCTACTTGGGATAGCGGTTATTTGGATGTTCTAGACAGGAGAACTTCAGCGTGTGTTGTGTCTGACAGAGATGTAGAGACCAGTCCAGGCCTAAACGCCACCTCAGGAAAAGGAGCCCATCTTTTTGAACAACAGAGGAAAAGAGCTGAACAACATACGTCAAACCTGGTTACACCCTCCGCTTTGCCCAAGCCACAGCATCAGGAAGACTCGGCATTGACACATACCCCAATTACTCCAGTTGAACCCCAGAATTCTCATAGTACCAGTATGCTGAACGGAGAACCTTTGGTGGTGAGCAGGACAAGCGTTGTGTTGTCCTCCCCTGGCCAGACACAGATGTCATCAATGGCAGGAGCTTTACAAGAGCAAACAGACTCGTCGGCTGCCGGCTCAGTGCACAACAGAACCGCCAGGCCATTTGCTCCCGGCTGTGTAAGCCACAGAGCAGCTACTGCTCCTGTAGTCTTTAAACCCAGCACTGCCAAAAAAGATGGATCACAGATCCAAGCTGTGTCTGTGGCAACAATCCCAGCATCCTTCTCTCCTGCTAGGTCAGAGGTGAAGAAAGCCATATCTACAACATCACTGTTTATTCCTGCCAGACCGGCCACCTACAATGGTCCTTCCTCGTTGCTTTCTCCTTCCTCTGTCACTTCAGGTCCATTTTCTCCTCCCCCTTCAAATGCTCAACATTACTCCTCAGCCTATTCCAGTCCCTCTGCCCCGTTTTCTCCAACAGCTTCCCATGTATCATCATTGAATTCACCACATAGTATGGTTCAGCCTTATTCTCCATCTCAAAAACAGGCAATGCCCCTAAGTCCTCCTTACCAGGTGGTTTCTCCTCAATATcagccaccaccaccaccaatTAATGTTACAGAACAGCCTTTCTCTCCCCCCTTCACAAATGCCCCAGCCCTTAACTATGTCTTTGCtcctgcccctgtctctgtcccTGCCCCTACCCCGGCCTCTGTACATACTAATGCTCCAGCAACACCAAATGGACAGTCTTGCCAATCCCACAAAGTTTCGTTCAACCCATATGTTTCTGTGGCATCCACTACGTCGGAAACACCAAATACACCAATGCCCCCGCAGTATCAAGAAGCAAAATCCACTGAGGGGATCTCTTCTCGGGAACAGCGGGTCTCTGTACCTGCTGCCCGCACTGGCATCCTGCAGGAGGCTCGTCGTCGTAGTACCAATAAACCAATGTTTAATCCCAAAGAGGAGAAAAAGCCTCCTTCATACAACCCTGAACTACTGTCTCTAGTACAGAACCTGGATGAAAGGCCTCGCTCTGGTGTGGAGGCAGGGTTTGAGTCTGGCCCTGAGGAGGACCTCCTCAACTTGGGTGCTGAGGCTTGTAACTTCATGCAGGCACAGAAGAACAGGATTCCACCACCAGTGGCTCCTAAACCAGCTACCCCAGCTCCAGAGATTTCTCAGATGCGAGGGAAAGGGGCAGAGTTGTTTGCACGCAGACAGACTCGCATGGATCGCTATGTGGTGGATAAGCAACCTAAATCTCCAGCCCAGCCTCGTGACCCTTCACCCACACCCTCTCTCCCAGGTCACTGGAAATACTCTCCCAACATCCGTGCCCCACCACCTATTAATTATAATCCACTGCTGTCACCATCCTGTCCTCCAGTGGCCCAGCGTGGCACCAAGGCTAATGCTGCATCAAAAGTTGGGGTTAAAACAGTGCCTGGTCAACACAAACCTGGCATAAAGGCTCTTGACTTTGTGAGCAGGCAGCCATACCAGCTCAACTCCTCCATGTTCAGTTATGGCGGTGGAATCCCTCAGAAGCAAAATGGTGTCAACATGACAGGCAGTTCCCTTAACATGCCAAAGCAGGTTCCTGTTAAAACAAACCGTGTGTATGAAATCAAACGTTTCTCTACACCGCCTCCCATGTCTGCACCCACAGCCCTGacccctattgtaattgccccTCGCTCTGCCACCACTCTTGGTGAGCCGATGTGGCGTAATGATGTCATTTCCCCACCTCCTGTTGCTCCACGACCCATGGCACCGTTCTCCCCACCACCTCCTGCCCCTACAGGAGCTCTGCCTGCTCTCCCCAAAATGTCCACCACCCCTGTGCATAATTCAGTGCCCGTCCCGCAACCAACAACTCCTGGGCAAGCCTACACCCCGTTTCAGGCAGCCAAGCAGTTTCAGAGCGCCCCTGAGTTGAGTCCTCTATCCGCTGGTGGGCGATCCTCAGTGTCTGGGAGCATCCAAAACCTACGGGTACCCAGACCCCGCTTCAGTACATCAAGTATGGGGATCCAACCAAATGTGTGGAGGCCTGGCTCTGTGCATTACTGA
- the myoz1b gene encoding myozenin-1b gives MPVSGPPVPPKKKMPLKIITDLSNISQHDVEDDKAEVAELDLGTKIKAPKEVMLEELSLLKNRGSKMFQMRQQRVEKFIVSDEHLKNLKNLAPSVGCEMTTPPAPSPKPEPPQDEGNAEEEKEQKRCEYVKTYVSPWERAMKDDESLKETMKLKMPGPQVFKDLPKYKSFNRMALPFGGFDKASHLQTFEVPELKDASEEPLTVPVLQYNICSRPSFNRTPIGWTCNEEQSQINMLDSIPFEGETDDL, from the exons ATGCCTGTCTCTGGACCACCTGTTCCACCCAAGAAGAAGATGCCTTTAAAAATCATCACAGATCTTTCAAACATCTCACAACATG ATGTGGAAGATGACAAAGCTGAAGTCGCCGAACTGGACCTGGGGACCAAAATCAAGGCCCCTAAAGAAGTGATGTTGGAGGAATTGTCTCTCCTAAAGAACAGGGGCTCCAAAATGTTTCAGATGAGACAACAAAGGGTGGAGAAATTCATCGTCAGTGATGAGCACCTG AAAAACCTTAAGAATCTGGCTCCTTCTGTGGGCTGTGAAATGACAACTCCACCTGCTCCATCTCCCAAACCCGAGCCGCCTCAAG ACGAAGGAAATGCTGAAGAAGAGAAAGAGCAGAAAAGATGTGAGTACGTTAAAACATATGTATCACCATGGGAACGTGCCATGAAAGATGATGAGTCACTTAAAGAAACCATGAAGTTGAAGATGCCAGGGCCTCAAGTTTTTAAAGACCTTCCTAAGTACAAAAGCTTCAACAG GATGGCTCTTCCCTTTGGAGGATTTGACAAAGCCTCTCATCTTCAGACCTTTGAGGTCCCTGAGCTCAAGGACGCTAGTGAAGAACCACTTACAGTGCCTGTGTTACAGTATAACATTTGCTCTCGACCATCTTTCAACCGCACTCCGATTGGCTGGACGTGCAATGAGGAACAGAGCCAAATCAACATGTTGGATAGCATCCCCTTTGAGGGAGAAACTGACGACCTTTGA